From the Sphingomonas aliaeris genome, one window contains:
- a CDS encoding enoyl-CoA hydratase-related protein, with translation MAYEMILSERRGAVLVLTLNRPERLNAAPPQLFDELRDAIADLDGARAVLVTGARRAFCSGADVAGGSFAAEDPAQATYEALTRNYNTTMAAFADLPVPVVSAVRGPAAGIGCSLALAADFCVASDTGYFLQAFVNIGLVPDGGASWMLPRLIGKARATEMMMLGEKVPAAKALDWGMIHKVVADDALDSEAFALAERLAAGPTVSYGLLKRGLAHALETDYAGAMLREAENQRAARRTSDSMEGGLSFIQKRKPTFTGA, from the coding sequence ATGGCCTACGAAATGATCCTGAGCGAGCGGCGCGGTGCCGTGCTGGTGCTGACGCTCAACCGCCCCGAACGGCTGAACGCCGCGCCGCCGCAGCTGTTCGACGAACTGCGCGATGCGATCGCCGATCTGGATGGCGCGCGCGCCGTACTGGTGACCGGCGCAAGGCGTGCCTTCTGCTCGGGGGCCGATGTCGCGGGCGGCAGTTTCGCCGCCGAGGATCCGGCGCAGGCCACGTACGAGGCGCTGACCCGCAACTACAACACGACGATGGCGGCGTTCGCCGACCTGCCCGTGCCGGTGGTCAGCGCGGTCCGCGGTCCGGCGGCGGGGATCGGCTGCAGCCTCGCGCTGGCCGCCGATTTCTGCGTGGCGAGCGACACGGGCTATTTCCTGCAGGCGTTCGTCAATATCGGCCTCGTGCCCGATGGCGGGGCCAGTTGGATGTTGCCGCGGTTGATCGGCAAGGCACGTGCGACGGAGATGATGATGTTGGGTGAGAAGGTCCCGGCGGCCAAGGCGCTCGATTGGGGCATGATCCACAAGGTCGTAGCCGACGATGCTCTGGATTCGGAAGCGTTTGCGCTGGCGGAACGGCTCGCGGCCGGACCGACCGTTTCGTACGGCTTGCTGAAGCGCGGCCTCGCCCATGCGCTGGAAACCGACTATGCCGGCGCGATGCTGCGCGAGGCGGAAAACCAGCGCGCGGCACGCCGAACGTCGGATTCGATGGAGGGCGGCCTGTCCTTCATCCAGAAGCGCAAGCCGACCTTCACCGGGGCCTGA
- the mce gene encoding methylmalonyl-CoA epimerase: MKLGRLNHVGVATPSIEKSIETYRTLLGADVIGTPFDLPAQGVKVCFIDAPNTQIELIEPYDESSPIAGFLRKDPAGGQHHVCFEVPDIDQAVAEMTANGATILGAPRIGAHGTPIVFVHPRDFGGMLVELMETPKEDH; encoded by the coding sequence ATGAAGCTCGGGCGGCTCAATCATGTCGGCGTCGCGACGCCTTCGATCGAGAAGTCGATCGAGACTTATCGTACCTTGCTCGGCGCGGACGTGATCGGGACGCCGTTCGATCTGCCCGCGCAGGGGGTGAAGGTCTGCTTCATCGACGCGCCGAACACGCAGATCGAACTGATCGAGCCGTATGACGAAAGCTCGCCGATCGCCGGCTTCCTTAGAAAGGACCCGGCGGGCGGCCAGCATCACGTCTGCTTCGAAGTCCCCGATATCGACCAGGCGGTGGCGGAAATGACCGCGAACGGCGCCACCATCCTGGGCGCGCCCCGGATCGGCGCGCACGGCACGCCGATCGTCTTCGTCCACCCGCGCGACTTCGGCGGCATGCTCGTAGAACTTATGGAAACCCCGAAAGAGGATCATTGA